The following are encoded together in the Oncorhynchus nerka isolate Pitt River linkage group LG23, Oner_Uvic_2.0, whole genome shotgun sequence genome:
- the mrps6 gene encoding 28S ribosomal protein S6, mitochondrial: MPRYELALIVKAMQRPETAALLRRTVETLMERGAVVRGLENLGEKLLPYKISKHNERHTRGGYFLIDFHAAPGIVTGLLDHLERDIDVVRPTVLKNDPEPSNGPCCGHPVASKHQDAV; encoded by the coding sequence ATGCCTCGATATGAACTTGCCCTCATTGTAAAGGCCATGCAGAGGCCGGAGACCGCGGCACTTTTGCGGCGCACAGTGGAAACCTTGATGGAGCGAGGCGCTGTGGTGAGAGGCCTGGAGAACCTCGGAGAGAAACTTCTACCGTACAAGATATCGAAACACAACGAGCGACACACGCGCGGTGGATACTTTCTGATTGACTTCCACGCTGCTCCCGGTATTGTCACGGGCTTGCTGGATCATCTGGAGAGGGACATTGACGTGGTGAGGCCTACGGTCTTGAAGAATGATCCGGAGCCTTCCAATGGACCCTGCTGCGGACACCCGGTGGCATCTAAACACCAGGACGCAGTGTAG